In Bombyx mori chromosome 11, ASM3026992v2, one genomic interval encodes:
- the LOC101740315 gene encoding uncharacterized protein LOC101740315 isoform X3, protein MMFWCLLLTFVSAEEQPLGLVSKDTEHDLIAEATHSGAQAQKREAGLSNSYGEPLPPDAYGPPRDTSDLISDLQLPVPVYGVPQQNDFLQETPPGAYGPPSPVVFPSQHYEGPPPPISKPKPIYGPPKFHGPPKNFGPPKLSYGPPKSYYGPPKKLYGPPKQGLPKPSYGTPFKAPKVLSKPYPKPVYGPPKPVYGPPKPIRSTYGPPLPSVPLEAPPLPQPTITTVETTIGLGGFGSSHAVDVGANFGTFGDSSLNLDLNLPAPIYGTPIVSLPLDVGNENHFPSETYGPPGHALGPIGPNDQVVVQDIADVGHYGPPQPDPNPRPPHPGIPAPPTPPHVLYDGWKPIPGVSKPVGHVEETVFQNVGVSDHYGLPPPPVHEIHVNEQQLPVLDQGPHFAHQISTGYSSVHQDALSNVDLNSLVGGDSNHIDQSKTVFEAHYTENHDPQADLAFIQSSIPSQRPFDSYGAPPLDSLSGGPYPPSVRQQGAKGLIPPSGVYGVPPGSQYGAPPKPPPSNLPIPYGSYSGGGHSIHTGLNTPKKPIKFRDSVPAGLLEHVGQTTHGKDTLTIDNLTQGPAYLPPPIRDAKEVNHHTSFGINLSIEPTDLYSLPHAGNPLNFQAPQPSNLYGSPIDSYSAPFLTVADHTASGSNTNAVTTTIDGALLANLSNLEAAAILKHCPYHEAILKAAQYGEKIPVELATKYMASLKSLGSTLSKNQFTSYQNSEAVHSSRDQLGSAHTAVHSVLPNNVRHDDKVKGKSLREIQKQSHKGQNLQFVSDQIQKTSDKIKSLNEEAKILQQQIVHNNQNLNQGQFSSQATQFSNDFTGNQATYAVQIQSSVGGKGKDPSIPHEQLLNEGLLQSILQAIEQPRDPKQQSVQIRQQPSNTDDGLVLPVGYEPVDRTKEIQSSNRDIKQILHSEIVTRGDVPDCELKADGSVNHEVVVPAPLERVKPVEEVNDNDVAIFFDEKPKNNEPVTEISVATSISEDSDENGSKTRQFGEKIKEA, encoded by the exons ATGATGTTCTGGTGCCTGCTGTTAACGTTTGTCTCAGCGGAAGAGCAGCCTTTGGGGTTGGTCTCCAAGGACACGGAGCACGATTTAATAGCTGAAGCGACACATTCCG GTGCTCAAGCCCAGAAGAGGGAGGCTGGCCTGTCGAACTCCTACGGGGAGCCCCTCCCGCCGGACGCGTACGGACCTCCGAGAGATACGTCCGACCTGA tttCAGATCTCCAGCTGCCGGTTCCCGTGTACGGCGTCCCTCAGCAAAACGACTTCCTGCAAGAAACACCGCCCGGAGCGTACGGGCCCCCGTCCCCCGTCGTGTTCCCGAGCCAACACTACGAAGGACCCCCGCCACCAATTTCCAAACCGAAGCCAATATATGGACCCCCCAAGTTTCATGGACCGCCCAAGAACTTTGGTCCCCCGAAACTAAGCTACGGGCCCCCCAAGTCGTACTACGGACCTCCGAAGAAGTTATACGGACCCCCTAAGCAAGGGCTCCCTAAGCCTTCTTATGGTACACCTTTCAAAGCGCCCAAAGTGCTGTCCAAACCGTACCCAAAGCCAGTATACGGTCCACCAAAACCAGTGTACGGCCCGCCAAAGCCAATAAGATCAACTTACGGTCCCCCATTACCAAGTGTACCATTAGAAGCCCCGCCTCTTCCTCAACCCACTATCACCACAGTTGAAACCACTATTGGCCTGGGGGGCTTTGGATCAAGCCACGCTGTAGACGTTGGCGCCAACTTTGGCACATTTGGCGACTCCAGTCTGAATTTAGACTTGAATCTACCCGCTCCTATATACGGCACTCCAATCGTGTCGCTACCTTTGGATGTTGGCAACGAAAACCACTTCCCGTCAGAGACGTACGGACCGCCGGGCCACGCGCTCGGCCCAATCGGACCTAACGACCAGGTCGTGGTACAAGACATAGCGGACGTCGGACACTACGGGCCGCCGCAACCCGACCCAAACCCGCGACCCCCACACCCAGGCATCCCCGCTCCACCGACGCCCCCGCACGTCCTCTACGACGGCTGGAAGCCAATACCTGGAGTATCTAAACCAGTTGGACACGTCGAAGAGACTGTCTTCCAAAACGTCGGTGTCAGCGATCATTACGGCCTCCCGCCGCCCCCCGTGCACGAGATACACGTGAACGAGCAGCAACTACCCGTCCTCGACCAAGGTCCTCACTTCGCGCATCAGATATCAACTGGCTACTCCAGCGTACATCAAGACGCGCTCTCTAACGTCGACCTCAATTCGCTTGTTGGTGGAGATTCGAACCACATCGACCAGTCGAAGACAGTGTTCGAAGCTCACTATACCGAGAACCATGATCCACAGGCTGACTTAGCTTTCATCCAATCGTCCATACCCAGTCAGAGACCGTTTGATTCTTACGGCGCTCCGCCATTGGACTCGCTCTCTGGTGGACCCTACCCTCCGTCTGTAAGGCAACAAGGAGCCAAAGGCCTGATCCCGCCTTCAGGAGTGTACGGCGTGCCACCGGGCAGTCAATATGGTGCTCCACCGAAACCGCCACCATCCAATTTGCCCATCCCGTACGGCAGCTACTCAGGAGGTGGTCACTCCATCCACACCGGCTTGAATACTCCTAAAAAGCCCATTAAGTTCAGAGATTCCGTTCCTGCAGGCTTACTGGAGCACGTGGGTCAGACCACACACGGCAAGGACACCCTGACGATCGACAATCTTACCCAGGGACCGGCGTACCTACCGCCGCCCATCAGAGACGCCAAAGAGGTCAATCATCACACATCATTCGGCATAAATCTATCTATAGAACCAACGGATTTGTACAGCCTTCCTCACGCGGGAAATCCCCTCAACTTTCAGGCCCCACAACCCAGTAACCTCTACGGGTCCCCCATCGACTCTTACTCAGCTCCGTTCTTGACTGTGGCAGATCACACAGCGTCCGGATCCAACACTAACGCGGTCACAACGACCATAGACGGCGCGCTTCTAGCAAACCTCTCCAATTTGGAGGCTGCAGCGATTCTAAAGCACTGCCCCTATCACGAAGCTATTTTAAAAGCAGCACAATACGGAGAGAAAATCCCTGTCGAACTGGCCACGAAGTACATGGCCAGTCTGAAGTCCCTGGGCAGCACGCTCTCCAAGAATCAGTTCACGAGCTATCAGAATTCAGAAGCCGTTCACAGTTCGAGGGATCAGTTAGGGTCAGCGCACACGGCCGTCCACTCTGTACTGCCGAACAACGTCCGTCACGACGACAAAGTCAAAGGTAAATCTTTGAGAGAAATTCAGAAACAGAGTCACAAAGGACAGAATTTACAGTTCGTTTCCGATCAAATTCAAAAGACATCGGACAAAATCAAGTCTCTGAACGAGGAAGCGAAGATCTTGCAACAGCAGATCGTTCATAACAATCAGAATTTGAACCAGGGACAATTTTCAAGTCAAGCCACGCAGTTCTCGAACGATTTCACTGGTAATCAAGCTACTTATGCTGTTCAAATACAATCCTCTGTGGGTGGCAAAGGCAAGGATCCGAGCATACCGCACGAACAGCTGCTGAATGAAGGGCTGTTACAGAGTATACTTCAAGCCATAGAGCAGCCCCGAGATCCGAAACAGCAGTCTGTGCAAATTCGTCAACAACCTAGCAACACTGACGATGGCCTGGTGTTGCCAGTCGGCTACGAGCCAGTGGACAGGACCAAAGAAATACAAAGCTCAAATAGGGACATTAAACAGATCTTGCACAGCGAAATAGTGACTAGGGGCGATGTTCCCGATTGCGAATTGAAAGCCGATGGATCCGTGAACCACGAAGTAGTAGTTCCAGCGCCATTAGAAAGAGTCAAACCGGTGGAGGAAGTAAACGATAATGATGTCGCAATATTTTTCGATGAAAAACCGAAAAACAACGAGCCAGTTACAGAAATATCCGTAGCGACCAGTATTAGTGAAGACTCAGATGAAAATGGCAGTAAAACTCGTCAATTCGGTGAGAAGATCAAAGAGGCGTAA
- the LOC101740315 gene encoding uncharacterized protein LOC101740315 isoform X1 translates to MIPRWRKMMFWCLLLTFVSAEEQPLGLVSKDTEHDLIAEATHSGAQAQKREAGLSNSYGEPLPPDAYGPPRDTSDLISDLQLPVPVYGVPQQNDFLQETPPGAYGPPSPVVFPSQHYEGPPPPISKPKPIYGPPKFHGPPKNFGPPKLSYGPPKSYYGPPKKLYGPPKQGLPKPSYGTPFKAPKVLSKPYPKPVYGPPKPVYGPPKPIRSTYGPPLPSVPLEAPPLPQPTITTVETTIGLGGFGSSHAVDVGANFGTFGDSSLNLDLNLPAPIYGTPIVSLPLDVGNENHFPSETYGPPGHALGPIGPNDQVVVQDIADVGHYGPPQPDPNPRPPHPGIPAPPTPPHVLYDGWKPIPGVSKPVGHVEETVFQNVGVSDHYGLPPPPVHEIHVNEQQLPVLDQGPHFAHQISTGYSSVHQDALSNVDLNSLVGGDSNHIDQSKTVFEAHYTENHDPQADLAFIQSSIPSQRPFDSYGAPPLDSLSGGPYPPSVRQQGAKGLIPPSGVYGVPPGSQYGAPPKPPPSNLPIPYGSYSGGGHSIHTGLNTPKKPIKFRDSVPAGLLEHVGQTTHGKDTLTIDNLTQGPAYLPPPIRDAKEVNHHTSFGINLSIEPTDLYSLPHAGNPLNFQAPQPSNLYGSPIDSYSAPFLTVADHTASGSNTNAVTTTIDGALLANLSNLEAAAILKHCPYHEAILKAAQYGEKIPVELATKYMASLKSLGSTLSKNQFTSYQNSEAVHSSRDQLGSAHTAVHSVLPNNVRHDDKVKGKSLREIQKQSHKGQNLQFVSDQIQKTSDKIKSLNEEAKILQQQIVHNNQNLNQGQFSSQATQFSNDFTGNQATYAVQIQSSVGGKGKDPSIPHEQLLNEGLLQSILQAIEQPRDPKQQSVQIRQQPSNTDDGLVLPVGYEPVDRTKEIQSSNRDIKQILHSEIVTRGDVPDCELKADGSVNHEVVVPAPLERVKPVEEVNDNDVAIFFDEKPKNNEPVTEISVATSISEDSDENGSKTRQFGEKIKEA, encoded by the exons ATG ATACCGAGATGGAGAAAG ATGATGTTCTGGTGCCTGCTGTTAACGTTTGTCTCAGCGGAAGAGCAGCCTTTGGGGTTGGTCTCCAAGGACACGGAGCACGATTTAATAGCTGAAGCGACACATTCCG GTGCTCAAGCCCAGAAGAGGGAGGCTGGCCTGTCGAACTCCTACGGGGAGCCCCTCCCGCCGGACGCGTACGGACCTCCGAGAGATACGTCCGACCTGA tttCAGATCTCCAGCTGCCGGTTCCCGTGTACGGCGTCCCTCAGCAAAACGACTTCCTGCAAGAAACACCGCCCGGAGCGTACGGGCCCCCGTCCCCCGTCGTGTTCCCGAGCCAACACTACGAAGGACCCCCGCCACCAATTTCCAAACCGAAGCCAATATATGGACCCCCCAAGTTTCATGGACCGCCCAAGAACTTTGGTCCCCCGAAACTAAGCTACGGGCCCCCCAAGTCGTACTACGGACCTCCGAAGAAGTTATACGGACCCCCTAAGCAAGGGCTCCCTAAGCCTTCTTATGGTACACCTTTCAAAGCGCCCAAAGTGCTGTCCAAACCGTACCCAAAGCCAGTATACGGTCCACCAAAACCAGTGTACGGCCCGCCAAAGCCAATAAGATCAACTTACGGTCCCCCATTACCAAGTGTACCATTAGAAGCCCCGCCTCTTCCTCAACCCACTATCACCACAGTTGAAACCACTATTGGCCTGGGGGGCTTTGGATCAAGCCACGCTGTAGACGTTGGCGCCAACTTTGGCACATTTGGCGACTCCAGTCTGAATTTAGACTTGAATCTACCCGCTCCTATATACGGCACTCCAATCGTGTCGCTACCTTTGGATGTTGGCAACGAAAACCACTTCCCGTCAGAGACGTACGGACCGCCGGGCCACGCGCTCGGCCCAATCGGACCTAACGACCAGGTCGTGGTACAAGACATAGCGGACGTCGGACACTACGGGCCGCCGCAACCCGACCCAAACCCGCGACCCCCACACCCAGGCATCCCCGCTCCACCGACGCCCCCGCACGTCCTCTACGACGGCTGGAAGCCAATACCTGGAGTATCTAAACCAGTTGGACACGTCGAAGAGACTGTCTTCCAAAACGTCGGTGTCAGCGATCATTACGGCCTCCCGCCGCCCCCCGTGCACGAGATACACGTGAACGAGCAGCAACTACCCGTCCTCGACCAAGGTCCTCACTTCGCGCATCAGATATCAACTGGCTACTCCAGCGTACATCAAGACGCGCTCTCTAACGTCGACCTCAATTCGCTTGTTGGTGGAGATTCGAACCACATCGACCAGTCGAAGACAGTGTTCGAAGCTCACTATACCGAGAACCATGATCCACAGGCTGACTTAGCTTTCATCCAATCGTCCATACCCAGTCAGAGACCGTTTGATTCTTACGGCGCTCCGCCATTGGACTCGCTCTCTGGTGGACCCTACCCTCCGTCTGTAAGGCAACAAGGAGCCAAAGGCCTGATCCCGCCTTCAGGAGTGTACGGCGTGCCACCGGGCAGTCAATATGGTGCTCCACCGAAACCGCCACCATCCAATTTGCCCATCCCGTACGGCAGCTACTCAGGAGGTGGTCACTCCATCCACACCGGCTTGAATACTCCTAAAAAGCCCATTAAGTTCAGAGATTCCGTTCCTGCAGGCTTACTGGAGCACGTGGGTCAGACCACACACGGCAAGGACACCCTGACGATCGACAATCTTACCCAGGGACCGGCGTACCTACCGCCGCCCATCAGAGACGCCAAAGAGGTCAATCATCACACATCATTCGGCATAAATCTATCTATAGAACCAACGGATTTGTACAGCCTTCCTCACGCGGGAAATCCCCTCAACTTTCAGGCCCCACAACCCAGTAACCTCTACGGGTCCCCCATCGACTCTTACTCAGCTCCGTTCTTGACTGTGGCAGATCACACAGCGTCCGGATCCAACACTAACGCGGTCACAACGACCATAGACGGCGCGCTTCTAGCAAACCTCTCCAATTTGGAGGCTGCAGCGATTCTAAAGCACTGCCCCTATCACGAAGCTATTTTAAAAGCAGCACAATACGGAGAGAAAATCCCTGTCGAACTGGCCACGAAGTACATGGCCAGTCTGAAGTCCCTGGGCAGCACGCTCTCCAAGAATCAGTTCACGAGCTATCAGAATTCAGAAGCCGTTCACAGTTCGAGGGATCAGTTAGGGTCAGCGCACACGGCCGTCCACTCTGTACTGCCGAACAACGTCCGTCACGACGACAAAGTCAAAGGTAAATCTTTGAGAGAAATTCAGAAACAGAGTCACAAAGGACAGAATTTACAGTTCGTTTCCGATCAAATTCAAAAGACATCGGACAAAATCAAGTCTCTGAACGAGGAAGCGAAGATCTTGCAACAGCAGATCGTTCATAACAATCAGAATTTGAACCAGGGACAATTTTCAAGTCAAGCCACGCAGTTCTCGAACGATTTCACTGGTAATCAAGCTACTTATGCTGTTCAAATACAATCCTCTGTGGGTGGCAAAGGCAAGGATCCGAGCATACCGCACGAACAGCTGCTGAATGAAGGGCTGTTACAGAGTATACTTCAAGCCATAGAGCAGCCCCGAGATCCGAAACAGCAGTCTGTGCAAATTCGTCAACAACCTAGCAACACTGACGATGGCCTGGTGTTGCCAGTCGGCTACGAGCCAGTGGACAGGACCAAAGAAATACAAAGCTCAAATAGGGACATTAAACAGATCTTGCACAGCGAAATAGTGACTAGGGGCGATGTTCCCGATTGCGAATTGAAAGCCGATGGATCCGTGAACCACGAAGTAGTAGTTCCAGCGCCATTAGAAAGAGTCAAACCGGTGGAGGAAGTAAACGATAATGATGTCGCAATATTTTTCGATGAAAAACCGAAAAACAACGAGCCAGTTACAGAAATATCCGTAGCGACCAGTATTAGTGAAGACTCAGATGAAAATGGCAGTAAAACTCGTCAATTCGGTGAGAAGATCAAAGAGGCGTAA
- the LOC101740315 gene encoding uncharacterized protein LOC101740315 isoform X2, producing MIPRWRKMMFWCLLLTFVSAEEQPLGLVSKDTEHDLIAEATHSGAQAQKREAGLSNSYGEPLPPDAYGPPRDTSDLNLQLPVPVYGVPQQNDFLQETPPGAYGPPSPVVFPSQHYEGPPPPISKPKPIYGPPKFHGPPKNFGPPKLSYGPPKSYYGPPKKLYGPPKQGLPKPSYGTPFKAPKVLSKPYPKPVYGPPKPVYGPPKPIRSTYGPPLPSVPLEAPPLPQPTITTVETTIGLGGFGSSHAVDVGANFGTFGDSSLNLDLNLPAPIYGTPIVSLPLDVGNENHFPSETYGPPGHALGPIGPNDQVVVQDIADVGHYGPPQPDPNPRPPHPGIPAPPTPPHVLYDGWKPIPGVSKPVGHVEETVFQNVGVSDHYGLPPPPVHEIHVNEQQLPVLDQGPHFAHQISTGYSSVHQDALSNVDLNSLVGGDSNHIDQSKTVFEAHYTENHDPQADLAFIQSSIPSQRPFDSYGAPPLDSLSGGPYPPSVRQQGAKGLIPPSGVYGVPPGSQYGAPPKPPPSNLPIPYGSYSGGGHSIHTGLNTPKKPIKFRDSVPAGLLEHVGQTTHGKDTLTIDNLTQGPAYLPPPIRDAKEVNHHTSFGINLSIEPTDLYSLPHAGNPLNFQAPQPSNLYGSPIDSYSAPFLTVADHTASGSNTNAVTTTIDGALLANLSNLEAAAILKHCPYHEAILKAAQYGEKIPVELATKYMASLKSLGSTLSKNQFTSYQNSEAVHSSRDQLGSAHTAVHSVLPNNVRHDDKVKGKSLREIQKQSHKGQNLQFVSDQIQKTSDKIKSLNEEAKILQQQIVHNNQNLNQGQFSSQATQFSNDFTGNQATYAVQIQSSVGGKGKDPSIPHEQLLNEGLLQSILQAIEQPRDPKQQSVQIRQQPSNTDDGLVLPVGYEPVDRTKEIQSSNRDIKQILHSEIVTRGDVPDCELKADGSVNHEVVVPAPLERVKPVEEVNDNDVAIFFDEKPKNNEPVTEISVATSISEDSDENGSKTRQFGEKIKEA from the exons ATG ATACCGAGATGGAGAAAG ATGATGTTCTGGTGCCTGCTGTTAACGTTTGTCTCAGCGGAAGAGCAGCCTTTGGGGTTGGTCTCCAAGGACACGGAGCACGATTTAATAGCTGAAGCGACACATTCCG GTGCTCAAGCCCAGAAGAGGGAGGCTGGCCTGTCGAACTCCTACGGGGAGCCCCTCCCGCCGGACGCGTACGGACCTCCGAGAGATACGTCCGACCTGA ATCTCCAGCTGCCGGTTCCCGTGTACGGCGTCCCTCAGCAAAACGACTTCCTGCAAGAAACACCGCCCGGAGCGTACGGGCCCCCGTCCCCCGTCGTGTTCCCGAGCCAACACTACGAAGGACCCCCGCCACCAATTTCCAAACCGAAGCCAATATATGGACCCCCCAAGTTTCATGGACCGCCCAAGAACTTTGGTCCCCCGAAACTAAGCTACGGGCCCCCCAAGTCGTACTACGGACCTCCGAAGAAGTTATACGGACCCCCTAAGCAAGGGCTCCCTAAGCCTTCTTATGGTACACCTTTCAAAGCGCCCAAAGTGCTGTCCAAACCGTACCCAAAGCCAGTATACGGTCCACCAAAACCAGTGTACGGCCCGCCAAAGCCAATAAGATCAACTTACGGTCCCCCATTACCAAGTGTACCATTAGAAGCCCCGCCTCTTCCTCAACCCACTATCACCACAGTTGAAACCACTATTGGCCTGGGGGGCTTTGGATCAAGCCACGCTGTAGACGTTGGCGCCAACTTTGGCACATTTGGCGACTCCAGTCTGAATTTAGACTTGAATCTACCCGCTCCTATATACGGCACTCCAATCGTGTCGCTACCTTTGGATGTTGGCAACGAAAACCACTTCCCGTCAGAGACGTACGGACCGCCGGGCCACGCGCTCGGCCCAATCGGACCTAACGACCAGGTCGTGGTACAAGACATAGCGGACGTCGGACACTACGGGCCGCCGCAACCCGACCCAAACCCGCGACCCCCACACCCAGGCATCCCCGCTCCACCGACGCCCCCGCACGTCCTCTACGACGGCTGGAAGCCAATACCTGGAGTATCTAAACCAGTTGGACACGTCGAAGAGACTGTCTTCCAAAACGTCGGTGTCAGCGATCATTACGGCCTCCCGCCGCCCCCCGTGCACGAGATACACGTGAACGAGCAGCAACTACCCGTCCTCGACCAAGGTCCTCACTTCGCGCATCAGATATCAACTGGCTACTCCAGCGTACATCAAGACGCGCTCTCTAACGTCGACCTCAATTCGCTTGTTGGTGGAGATTCGAACCACATCGACCAGTCGAAGACAGTGTTCGAAGCTCACTATACCGAGAACCATGATCCACAGGCTGACTTAGCTTTCATCCAATCGTCCATACCCAGTCAGAGACCGTTTGATTCTTACGGCGCTCCGCCATTGGACTCGCTCTCTGGTGGACCCTACCCTCCGTCTGTAAGGCAACAAGGAGCCAAAGGCCTGATCCCGCCTTCAGGAGTGTACGGCGTGCCACCGGGCAGTCAATATGGTGCTCCACCGAAACCGCCACCATCCAATTTGCCCATCCCGTACGGCAGCTACTCAGGAGGTGGTCACTCCATCCACACCGGCTTGAATACTCCTAAAAAGCCCATTAAGTTCAGAGATTCCGTTCCTGCAGGCTTACTGGAGCACGTGGGTCAGACCACACACGGCAAGGACACCCTGACGATCGACAATCTTACCCAGGGACCGGCGTACCTACCGCCGCCCATCAGAGACGCCAAAGAGGTCAATCATCACACATCATTCGGCATAAATCTATCTATAGAACCAACGGATTTGTACAGCCTTCCTCACGCGGGAAATCCCCTCAACTTTCAGGCCCCACAACCCAGTAACCTCTACGGGTCCCCCATCGACTCTTACTCAGCTCCGTTCTTGACTGTGGCAGATCACACAGCGTCCGGATCCAACACTAACGCGGTCACAACGACCATAGACGGCGCGCTTCTAGCAAACCTCTCCAATTTGGAGGCTGCAGCGATTCTAAAGCACTGCCCCTATCACGAAGCTATTTTAAAAGCAGCACAATACGGAGAGAAAATCCCTGTCGAACTGGCCACGAAGTACATGGCCAGTCTGAAGTCCCTGGGCAGCACGCTCTCCAAGAATCAGTTCACGAGCTATCAGAATTCAGAAGCCGTTCACAGTTCGAGGGATCAGTTAGGGTCAGCGCACACGGCCGTCCACTCTGTACTGCCGAACAACGTCCGTCACGACGACAAAGTCAAAGGTAAATCTTTGAGAGAAATTCAGAAACAGAGTCACAAAGGACAGAATTTACAGTTCGTTTCCGATCAAATTCAAAAGACATCGGACAAAATCAAGTCTCTGAACGAGGAAGCGAAGATCTTGCAACAGCAGATCGTTCATAACAATCAGAATTTGAACCAGGGACAATTTTCAAGTCAAGCCACGCAGTTCTCGAACGATTTCACTGGTAATCAAGCTACTTATGCTGTTCAAATACAATCCTCTGTGGGTGGCAAAGGCAAGGATCCGAGCATACCGCACGAACAGCTGCTGAATGAAGGGCTGTTACAGAGTATACTTCAAGCCATAGAGCAGCCCCGAGATCCGAAACAGCAGTCTGTGCAAATTCGTCAACAACCTAGCAACACTGACGATGGCCTGGTGTTGCCAGTCGGCTACGAGCCAGTGGACAGGACCAAAGAAATACAAAGCTCAAATAGGGACATTAAACAGATCTTGCACAGCGAAATAGTGACTAGGGGCGATGTTCCCGATTGCGAATTGAAAGCCGATGGATCCGTGAACCACGAAGTAGTAGTTCCAGCGCCATTAGAAAGAGTCAAACCGGTGGAGGAAGTAAACGATAATGATGTCGCAATATTTTTCGATGAAAAACCGAAAAACAACGAGCCAGTTACAGAAATATCCGTAGCGACCAGTATTAGTGAAGACTCAGATGAAAATGGCAGTAAAACTCGTCAATTCGGTGAGAAGATCAAAGAGGCGTAA